One region of Maylandia zebra isolate NMK-2024a linkage group LG10, Mzebra_GT3a, whole genome shotgun sequence genomic DNA includes:
- the fryb gene encoding protein furry homolog isoform X2, with amino-acid sequence MSLEDVKSTTSLGAESSASDHCNGHCLNQHQDHGVNQSEGQDEIVLDRIASLSVDKFDPSDFTGRFSKIQLRSRKRRGIINRASPVGLKPSIPPASGPLGERKGPVVMAPVNVDPESKPGEFVLKSLFANFTLLSERKIRIIMAEPLEKPLNKSLQRGEDPQFDQLINSMSSLAEYCLPSILKTLFDWYKRQNGLEDESHEYRPRANTKSKNDEQQKDYLLERRDLAIDFIFSLVLIEVLKQIPLHPLLDGLIQEVVNLAFKHFKYKEGYLGPNTGNMHIVADLYAEVVGVVAQSRFPAVRKKFISELKELRQKEQSPYVIQSTISLIMGLKFFRIKMYPVEDFEASFQFMQECAQYFLEVKDKDIKHSLAGLFVEILVPVAATVKNEVNVPCLRNFVESLYDTTLDLSSRKKHSLALYPLVTCLLCVSQKQFFLSRWHIFLNNCLSNLKNKDPKMARVALESLYRLLWVYMIRIKCESNTATQSRLTSITTTLFPKGSRSVVPRDMPLNIFVKIIQFIAQERLDFAMKEIIFDLLSVGKPAKAFSLNPERMNIGLRAFLVIADALQQKDGEPPMPNTGATLPSGNSLKKKKTYLSKTLTEEEAKLIGMSLYYSQVRKALDNILRHLDKEVGRCMMLTSVQMLNKEPEDMITGERKPKIDLFRTCVAAIPRILPDGMSKPELIDLLSRLTVHMDDELRLISQNSLQSLLLDFSDWREDVLFGYTHFLLREVQDTHQCLQDASVKLLLQLLTQWRLALQLQGKMRGGVEASPRLPERSPHCSVLHAVEGLALLLLCSCQISTRKLAVGVLREIRCLFTALGHAEDDDKPMIEVMDQLSPAVMDSFVHVAVSDSSTLPLSHHVDLQWLVEWTARLVSSSYDVKSPSHVWIFAQCVKDPWVLCLHIFLRQEHLPKHCPVALGYAWPYVFTRLQLLLPLVDPNSPVNAKKTSTAGASDSYISLWRNYLILCLGVAKPSIMSPGHLRASTPEITATTPDGSVTYDNKVIGTPSVAWLLKQLVPLMRAESLEITESLVLGFGCTNALVFRELVEELHPLMKEALERRPENKKRRERRDLLRLQLLRIFELLANAGVISDSTNGALERDSLALGALFLEYVDLTRMLLEAENEKELDVLKDIRAHFSGMVANLIQCVPVHHRRFLFPQQSLRHHLFILFSQWAGPFSVMFTPLDRYSDRNHQITRYQYSALKAMSAVLCCGPVFDNVGLSTDGYLYKWLDNILACHDLRVHRLGCEVVILLLELNPDQINLFNWAVDRCFTGSYQLASGCFKAIATVCGNRNYPCDLVTLLNLVLFKASDTSREIYEISMQLMQVLESKLCAYSKRMVEQKPGNILYGTHGPLPPLYSVSLAQLSIQLASMYPELTLPLFSEVSQRFPTTHPNGRQIMLSYLLPWLSNIELVDTGLLPPASSPCTPEEEPRGQARGLSASPSLRGSGWGSLQATSLVLNNLMFMTAKYGDEVPGPEIENAWNALVSNERWSNNLRVTLQFLISLCGVSSDTTLLPYIKKVVIYMCRNNTIQTMEELLFELQQTDPVNPVVLHCDNPPFYRFAASNKASTSQTGTTSSSNTVVAGQENLPETDETKMVRESEERRARAHNRLESRYSNSSGGSYEDEKNDPLPPYAGWLLSILETNRPQPLPMPVNGGCWAPLVDYLPETITPRGPLHRCNIAVIFMTEMVVDHSVREDWALHLPLLLHALFLGLDHYRSEVYEHSKRLLLHLLIALSCNNNFQVIASVLMLTREISDNKTLTIKSSYHTEYQQSHAPDFLREWQASPVVDSGLSSTSNSSSASLGGGSTAGSVGNLPLVTPDDLEDLEDAPNETDEKTNKLIEFLSTRSFGPLWVHEDITPKNPNSKSTEQLSNFLRHVVSVFKESKSDFHLEQQLSDVALQTALCSSSRHYAGRSFQIFRALKQPINNHAVSDLVSRLVEVVGEHGDEVQGYVMEVLLTLESVVVNLAECLKNSDLMAALTRTSSPDFVTSDKLMNRKSTGQLNFPGPGFVGLSSQRHQRSYSVPKKFGECCNQSSDPPRSATLDRIQACNSHGLARTGRSSGSCTSSTNRIDPSVLSDPAHVSHPSSILATVFWVAVSLMESDFEFEYQMSLRLVHKLLSKVPLDRAENRERLEKLQAQLRWSGFSGIQQLLLKGFTSQATSDLTLQLFCQLTPVSRVPVVDSSQSIGFPLNVLCLLPHLVQHFSHPNQFCKESAERIAQVCLVEKNTKLSHLAHVMTLYKTRSYTRDPFSWVSVVCRYLHEAFSDITLNMVTYMAELLDKGLPSMQQSLLQIIYCLLSHMDLTAVQVKQFNADVLKTIEKFVQTVHWKDALNILKLVVSRSASLVHPVYGHTQGDLSNLEVSRVWDGSAKALPGKTLDFTFDISETPVIGRRFDELQGSGGREGKARAMAVTRSTSSTSSGSNSNTILVPVSWRRPQLSQKRTREKLVSVLSLCGQEVGLTKNPSVIFSSCGDLDMMEVRESGVSSEDGGTREDTLDDTASEQQFRVFRDFDFLDVELEDGEGETVDNFNWGVRRRSLDSTELRDLLEESQHSGSTPSLGHEDPHDSDESSEEEESSTSQSLSHSQLTNPSPSEETNHTDSLSTSYDTSADPQSLNATTPSQGALHDDHIGLHVRVCGEDEDTQAQDDELSLSVNELPPGSDCGESFTLDLPGQPQNQLPNLDRGLNPDYCQPPLDFLDPNCLPSLRDDVDDLEDLGFPPPPSPFFSAILAAFQPTVCDDAEEAWRCHINQLVTDSDGSCAVYTFQVFSSLFKNIQGKFCTLTKDVATYLGEGLRGIGSKFLRSSQMLTTCSDCPTIYIDADTIMSYGLLEKMKFSALELQEYLDTYNTKEEAAVLWLRNCKDTFPRCPGDSVVTCQPGDSEEKQMESLAQLELCQRLYKLHFQLLLLFQSYCSLIGQVHAISSVPELLNMSRELTDLKSSLQAAEAAVASDLEHKHLAHTHSHATQVAAMVVPSFPTSEAAVQAILECLRNHEFTKAVRYIQECRRQWPNGVFGGSSESEVQTLLNVYFRHQTLGQTGTIALVGSRQDLSLICSKLLELNGEICDMIRHAQGYRVVTTYLPDSSASATSL; translated from the exons CTTCTCCAGTGGGGCTGAAGCCATCCATCCCACCAGCCAGCGGTCCCTTGGGTGAGAGGAAGGGCCCCGTCGTCATGGCGCCTGTCAACGTGGACCCAGAGAGCAAGCCGGGCGAGTTTGTCCTAAAAAGCTTATTTGCCAACTTCACCTTGCTCTCTGAACGCAAGATCCGTATCATCATGGCTGAACCACTG GAGAAGCCACTAAACAAATCTCTGCAGAGAGGAGAAGACCCACAGTTTgaccag CTGATTAACTCTATGAGTTCTCTTGCTGAGTACTGCCTGCCATCCATCCTGAAGACTCTGTTCGACTGGTACAAGAGGCAAAATGGCCTGGAGGACGAATCCCATGAATATCGACCCCGGGCCAACACCAAGTCAAAAAA TGATGAGCAACAGAAGGACTACTTATTGGAGCGGAGGGATCTGGCGATAGATTTCATCTTTTCACTGGTGCTTATTGAAGTTTTAAAGCAG ATCCCCCTCCATCCTCTTTTGGATGGACTCATCCAAGAAGTCGTTAACCTGGCCTTCAAGCACTTCAAATACAAGGAAGG GTATCTGGGGCCTAACACAGGGAACATGCACATAGTAGCTGACCTCTATGCTGAAGTAGTGGGAGTCGTTGCTCAGTCGAG GTTCCCAGCAGTGAGGAAGAAGTTCATCTCCGAGCTCAAGGAGCTGAGGCAGAAAGAGCAGAGCCCGTACGTCATCCAGTCCACCATCAGCCTCATCATGGGACTCAAGTTTTTCCGCATCAAAATGTACCCAGTGGAAGACTTTGAAGCTTCCTTCCAGTTCATGCAG GAGTGTGCACAGTATTTCCTGGAAGTGAAAGATAAAGACATTAAGCACTCATTAGCTGGACTCTTTGTGGAAATACTCGTACCTGTAGCTGCT ACCGTGAAGAATGAGGTGAACGTGCCGTGTCTACGAAATTTTGTCGAAAGTTTGTACGACACCACACTGGACCTGTCCTCTAGGAAGAAACACTCTCTG GCCCTGTATCCTCTGGTGACCTGCCTGCTGTGTGTCAGTCAGAAGCAGTTCTTCCTCAGCCGCTGGCACATTTTTCTCAACAACTGCCTCTCGAACCTCAAG AATAAAGACCCCAAGATGGCACGAGTGGCTCTGGAATCACTCTACCGCCTGCTGTGGGTGTACATGATCCGGATAAAGTGTGAAAGCAACACTGCTACACAAAG TCGCCTGACGTCCATCACCACCACTCTCTTCCCCAAAGGGAGTCGTAGCGTCGTGCCCAGAGACATGCCTCTGAATATTTTTGTCAAGATTATCCAGTTTATTGCCcag GAGAGACTCGATTTTGCTATGAAGGAGATCATATTTGACCTGCTGAGTGTTGGGAAGCCTGCCAAAGCCTTCAGTCTCAACCCAGAG CGTATGAACATTGGTCTGCGGGCGTTCCTGGTGATAGCAGATGCTCTCCAACAGAAGGATGGAGAGCCTCCTATGCCCAACACAGGAGCCACTCTGCCCTCTGGAAACtctctgaagaagaagaaaacatatcTCAGCAAGACACTCACTGAAGAGGAAGCCAAGCTAATAG GCATGTCCTTGTACTACTCCCAGGTGCGAAAAGCTCTGGACAACATCCTGAGGCACTTGGATAAGGAGGTGGGTCGTTGCATGATGCTCACAAGCGTCCAGATGCTCAACAAAGAGCCAGAGGATATGATCAC TGGTGAAAGGAAGCCTAAAATCGACCTGTTCAGGACATGTGTGGCTGCCATTCCTCGTATCCTTCCTGATGGCATGTCCAAGCCTGAGCTCATAGACTTGCTATCAAG ACTCACAGTGCACATGGACGATGAGCTTCGTCTTATTTCCCAGAATTCCCTGCAGAGCCTGTTACTTGATTTCTCAGACTGGAGGGAAGACGTCCTTTTTGGTTACACACATTTCCTTTTACGTGAG GTCCAAGACACCCATCAGTGTCTGCAGGATGCATCCGTCAAGCTTCTTCTCCAGCTGCTCACACAGTGGAGGTTAGCTCTGCAGCTCCAGGGGAAGATGCGAGGGGGAGTTGAG GCCAGCCCTAGACTGCCAGAGCGAAGCCCTCATTGTTCAGTACTCCATGCGGTGGAGGGCCTTGCTCTGCTGCTCCTCTGTTCGTGTCAGATCAGCACAAGGAAGCTGGCAGTCGGCGTGTTAAGAGAAATACGCTGTCTCTTCACGGCACTGGGACATGCTGAG GACGATGACAAACCCATGATAGAGGTCATGGACCAGCTGAGCCCTGCTGTAATGGACAGCTTTGTTCACGTGGCTGTTTCTGACTCA TCCACCTTGCCTCTCAGCCACCACGTTGACCTCCAGTGGCTAGTGGAGTGGACGGCTCGACTGGTGAGCAGTTCGTACGACGTGAAGAGCcccagccatgtctggatttttgCCCAGTGTGTGAAGGACCCATGGGTGCTCTGTTTGCACATCTTTTTGCGGCAAGAGCATCTGCCTAAGCACTGCCCCGTTGCTCTAGGATACGCCTGGCCCTACGTTTTCACACGGctacagctgctgctgcctctggttGATCCCAA CAGCCCAGTGAACGCTAAGAAGACGAGCACGGCAGGCGCCAGCGACAGCTACATCTCACTGTGGCGCAATTACCTAATCCTCTGTCTCGGAGTGGCTAAGCCAAGCATCATGTCACCTGGCCATCTCAGAGCGTCTACACCTGAGATCACTGCCACCACACCTGATGGCAGCGTCACCTACGACAACAAG GTTATAGGCACGCCCTCTGTGGCCTGGCTTTTAAAGCAGCTCGTCCCACTGATGAGAGCTGAGAGTCTGGAAATCACAGAGTCCCTAGTGCTGGGATTCGGATGCACAAATGCTCTGGTCTTCAG GGAGCTTGTCGAAGAACTCCATCCGTTGATGAAAGAAGCACTGGAACGTAGGCCTGAG AACAAGAAGCGTAGAGAGAGGAGGGATCTTCTCAGGCTGCAGCTGCTGAGGATATTTGAACTACTGGCTAACGCAGGAGTCATCAGTGACAG CACTAATGGAGCTCTGGAGCGTGATTCCCTGGCCTTGGGTGCTTTATTCCTCGAGTACGTGGACTTAACCCGGATGCTTCTAGAGGCTGAGAATGAGAAAGAACTGGACGTGCTCAAAGACATACGAGCTCATTTCAGTGGGATGGTAGCCAATCTCATCCAGTGTGTGCCTG TCCACCACAGGCGCTTCCTCTTCCCTCAGCAGTCTCTGAGGCACCATCTCTTCATTCTCTTCAGCCAGTGGGCCGGGCCCTTCAGTGTTATGTTTACGCCTCTTGACCGGTACAGTGACCGCAACCACCAGATCACTCGCTACCAGTATAGTGCTCTCAAG GCCATGTCAGCAGTTCTGTGCTGTGGTCCAGTTTTTGACAACGTGGGTCTCTCTACTGATGGTTATCTCTACAAATGGCTTGACAACATCTTGGCCTGTCATGACTTACGG GTGCATCGTCTGGGGTGTGAGGTGGTCATTCTGCTTTTAGAACTGAATCCAGATCAGATCAACCTGTTCAACTGGGCCGTGGACCGCTGCTTCACCGGGTCTTACCAGCTTGCATCTGGCTGCTTCAAGGCCATCGCCACAGTGTGCGGTAACAG GAATTATCCATGTGACCTTGTGACTTTGCTCAACCTCGTGCTGTTCAAAGCCTCAGACACCAGCAGGGAAATATATGAAATCTCCATGCAGCTGATGCAG GTGCTGGAATCTAAGCTGTGTGCATACTCCAAGCGGATGGTGGAGCAGAAGCCTGGTAATATTTTGTATGGGACGCACGgccccctccctcctctgtaCAGTGTCAGCCTTGCGCAGCTCTCCATCCAGCTTGCCAGCATGTACCCAGAGCTCACGCTGCCTCTTTTCTCAG AGGTGAgccaacgtttcccaaccaccCATCCTAATGGCAGACAGATCATGCTATCCTACCTGCTACCCTGGCTTAGTAACATTGAGCTAGTGGACACAGGTCTCTTACCTCCTGCTTCAAGTCCCTGCACACCAGAGGAAGAACCTCGAGGTCAGGCTCGGGGCCTGAGTGCATCCCCCAGCCTGAGAGGCAGCGGCTGGGGCTCCTTGCAGGCAACATCATTGGTGCTCAACAACCTCATGTTCATGACTGCTAAG tATGGAGATGAGGTTCCCGGACCAGAGATTGAGAATGCCTGGAACGCTCTAGTGTCGAACGAGAGGTGGAGCAACAACTTGCGAGTCACCCTGCAGTTCCTCATCAGCCTGTGTGGTGTTAGCAGTGACACCACATTACTGCCTTAT ATTAAGAAGGTGGTGATTTACATGTGTCGCAATAACACCATCCAGACTATGGAGGAGCTCCTGTTTGAGCTGCAGCAGACCGACCCTGTCAACCCTGTGGTTTTGCACTGTGATAATCCTCCATTTTATCGCTTTGCTGCCAGCAACAAAGCCTCCACATCCCAGACAG GCACCACCTCCAGTAGTAACACCGTAGTGGCTGGTCAGGAAAACCTGCCAGAGACAGATGAGACCAAGATGGTCAGAGAGAGTGAAGAAcg CCGGGCGAGGGCTCACAACAGACTGGAGTCTCGTTACAGCAACAGCTCCGGAGGCTCCTATGAGGATGAAAAAA ATGACCCACTTCCACCTTACGCTGGATGGCTGCTGAGTATTCTCGAGACCAACCGTCCTCAGCCGTTACCCATGCCTGTTAATGGAGGCTGCTGGGCACCTCTGGTTGACTACCTTCCAGAAACTATCACACCTAGAGGACCACTGCACAG GTGTAACATTGCAGTGATCTTTATGACCGAGATGGTAGTAGACCACAGTGTGAGAGAAGACTGGGCTTTACACCTGCCCCTACTACTACATGCCCTCTTCTTAG GTCTGGACCACTACAGGTCAGAGGTCTATGAACACAGCAAACGTCTCCTTCTTCACCTCCTCATTGCGCTCTCCTGCAACAACAACTTTCAG GTAATAGCCTCAGTACTGATGCTGACGAGAGAGATCAGCGACAACAAGACCCTCACAATCAAGTCCAGCTACCACACAGAGTACCAGCAGTCAC ACGCACCAGACTTTTTGCGGGAGTGGCAGGCATCTCCCGTGGTGGACTCTGGTCTCAGCTCCACCTCCAACTCATCCTCTGCTAGCCTGGGTGGTGGCAGCACAGCCGGCAGTGTTGGAAATCTGCCCCTTGTAACACCCGATGACCTGGAGGATCTTGAAGATGCGCCCAATGAGACGGATGAGAAGACGAACAAACTCATTGAGTTTCTCTCCACCAG ATCATTTGGGCCACTGTGGGTGCATGAGGACATCACACCAAAGAACCCCAACTCCAaaagcacagagcagctcagcAACTTCCTGCGCCACGTTGTCTCTGTCTTCAAGGAGTCCAAGTCAG ACTTCCACCTGGAGCAGCAGCTTAGTGACGTGGCCTTACAGACGGCTCTGTGCAGCTCCTCGCGTCACTATGCCGGCAGATCTTTCCAGATCTTTAGAGCTCTCAAACAGCCGATCAACAACCATGCTGTCTCTGATCTGGTCTCACGCCTCGTTGAGGTGGTGGGAGAACATGGAGACGAGGTGCAG GGCTATGTGATGGAGGTGCTGTTAACTCTGGAGTCAGTAGTGGTGAATCTAGCAGAGTGTCTGAAAAACAGTGACCTTATGGCAGCTCTTACCAG GACATCCTCTCCAGACTTTGTGACAAGTGACAAACTGATGAACAGAAAGAGCACAGGTCAGCTGAACTTCCCTGGCCCAGGATTTGTCGGCCTGTCATCACAGCGCCACCAGCGCTCCTATTCTGTCCCCAAGAAGTTCGGCGAGTGTTGCAACCAGTCGAGTGATCCCCCTCGCAGTGCAACTCTGGATCGCATACAG GCTTGCAACAGTCACGGCCTTGCACGAACAGGAAGAAGTTCAGGCTCCTGCACATCATCGACAAATCGCATTGATCCCAGCGTTCTGTCGGATCCCGCGCACGTGTCTCATCCTTCGTCGATACTGGCCACAGTCTTCTGGGTGGCGGTGTCGCTCATGGAGTCAGACTTCGAGTTTGAATACCAGATGTCACTTCGCCTCGTTCACAAGCTGCTGTCAAAG GTGCCCTTAGACAGAGCAGAGAACCGTGAGCGCCTGGAGAAGCTGCAGGCTCAGCTGAGGTGGAGCGGGTTCTCTGGGATTCAACAGCTTTTGTTGAAGGGATTTACCTCCCAGGCTACATCTGACCTGACCTTACAGCTATTCTGCCAGCTCACGCCAGTCTCCCGCGTGCCTGTTGTCGACAGCTCACAGTCTATAG GCTTTCCTCTGAATGTGCTGTGTCTGCTTCCTCACCTGGTCCAGCACTTTAGCCACCCAAATCAGTTCTGTAAGGAAAGTGCTGAGAGGATTGCACAG GTATGTTTGGtggaaaagaacacaaagctgTCCCATCTGGCACATGTGATGACGCTCTATAAGACACGTTCCTACACGAGGGACCCTTTCTCCTGGGTCAGCGTGGTTTGCCGCTACCTTCACGAGGCTTTCTCTGACATAACGCTCAACATGGTCACCTATATGGCTGAG CTGCTGGATAAGGGACTTCCCAGTATGCAACAGTCTCTCCTCCAAATCATCTACTGTCTGCTTAGCCACATGGACCTGACTGCTGTGCAGGTCAAACAGTTCAACGCTGATGTCCTGAAGACCATTGAGAAGTTTGTCCAG ACAGTACACTGGAAGGATGCCTTAAACATCTTGAAGCTGGTGGTATCACGCTCTGCCAGCCTTGTTCATCCAGTGTACGGCCACACACAGGGTGATCTTTCCAACCTAGAGGTCAGCAGAGTGTGGGACGGCTCTGCTAAAGCTCTCCCTGGGAAAACTCTGGATTTCACATTTGACATCTCTGAG ACACCGGTGATCGGGCGCCGTTTTGATGAGCTCCAAGGATCAGGGGGTAGAGAGGGGAAAGCCAGAGCCATGGCTGTGACCCGCAGTACTTCCTCCACTTCTTCTGGATCCAATTCCAACACCATTCTGGTGCCTGTCAGCTGGAGGCGACCACAGTTATCTCAG AAAAGAACCAGAGAGAAGCTGGTGAGCGTTTTGTCTCTATGTGGACAAGAAGTTGGACTTACCAAGAACCCATCT GTGATCTTCTCATCCTGTGGTGACTTGGACATGATGGAGGTGCGGGAGAGCGGCGTGTCATCTGAGGACGGTGGTACCAGAGAGGACACATTAGATGACACcgccagtgagcagcagtttagGGTTTTCAGAGACTTTGACTTCCTGGATGTGGAGCTGGAGGATGGAGAG gGTGAGACTGTCGATAACTTTAACTGGGGTGTGCGCCGGCGATCTCTGGACAGCACAGAGCTGCGCGACCTGCTGGAGGAGAGCCAGCACTCAGGCAGTACCCCCAGTCTGGGTCACGAAGACCCTCACGATTCAGACGAGTCatcagaggaagaggagtcTTCAACTAGCCAGAGCCTCTCCCATTCTCAGCTT ACCAACCCGTCTCCATCAGAGGAAACCAATCACACCGATTCTCTGTCTACTTCATACGACACATCTGCTGACCCCCAGTCCCTCAACGCCACCACCCCGAGCCAGGGAGCTCTCCATGACGATCACATTGGTCTACAT gTGAGGGTGTGTGGTGAGGACGAGGACACTCAGGCCCAGGATGATGAACTGTCGCTGAGTGTCAACGAGCTCCCCCCCGGCTCCGACTGTGGAGAGAGCTTCACTCTGGATTTGCCGGGGCAACCTCAAAATCAGCTGCCAAATCTGGACCGTGGTCTTAACCCAGACTATTGCCAGCCTCCACTGGATTTTCTAGACCCAAACTGTCTGCCCAG CTTGCGTGATGATGTTGATGATTTGGAGGACCTTGGGtttcctcctcccccctctccaTTTTTTTCCGCCATCTTGGCAGCGTTCCAACCCACGGTGTGTGACGATGCCGAGGAGGCATGGCGCTGCCACATCAACCAGCTTGTAACAGACTCAGATGGGTCATGTGCTGTCTACACATTTCAGGTCTTCTCATCACTCTTTAAG AACATCCAGGGAAAATTCTGCACCTTAACAAAAGATGTTGCCACTTATCTTGGCGAGGGATTAAGAGGCATTGGATCAAAGTTTCTCAGGTCCTCACAGATGCTCACCACATGCTCAGATTGTCCTACCATTTACATTGATGCTGACACG ATCATGTCCTACGGCCTCCTCGAAAAGATGAAGTTCAGTGCACTGGAGCTGCAAGAGTACCTGGATACTTACAACACCAAAGAGGAGGCTGCTGTATTG TGGCTCAGGAACTGTAAGGACACATTTCCCAGATGTCCTGGTGACAGTGTGGTTACCTGCCAACCTGGAGATTCAGAGGAGAAG CAAATGGAGTCTCTTGCA CAACTGGAGCTTTGTCAGAGGCTTTACAAGCTTCACTTTCAGCTCCTCCTTCTGTTCCAGTCCTACTGCTCGCTCATTGGTCAAGTTCATGCAATAAGCTCTGTGCCTGAG CTGCTGAACATGTCTCGAGAGCTTACTGATCTGAAGAGCAGCCTGCAGGCAGCAGAGGCAGCCGTAGCCAGCGACTTGGAACACAAACACTTGGcccacactcactcacacgccACCCAGGTGGCAGCCATGGTTGTGCCCAGCTTCCCCACCTCAGAGGCAGCGGTGCAGGCCATACTGGAGTGCCTTAGGAACCATGAGTTCACCAAAGCCGTGCGCTACATCCAGGAATGCAG GAGGCAGTGGCCCAACGGAGTGTTTGGCGGAAGCTCAGAGAGTGAGGTTCAGACGCTGCTCAACGTCTACTTCCGTCACCAAACGTTGGGCCAGACGGGCACAATCGCCCTGGTCGGTTCCCGGCAGGACCTCAGTCTGATCTGCTCCAAGCTGCTGGAGCTCAACGGGGAAATCTGCGACATGATCCGCCACGCCCAGGGTTACCGGGTCGTCACAACTTACCTCCCCGATTCAAGTGCCTCCGCGACCAGTCTCTGA